The Danio aesculapii chromosome 7, fDanAes4.1, whole genome shotgun sequence DNA window CCCTGACCTACTCAAAACACAAGTGTACCTTTACTTAACCTAATCCCACCTAAATAAAGTTTTACAGTGTTGCATGAACATAAGTACACTTTATGTAGCAATCTTTTTTTAAGatcaagtgcaaaaaaaaaataaaataaaataaaaaaaaaatatatatatatatatataaacacacacacacacgtgtatatatgtgtaaaaaagttcttattcattttgctgtaaaaaaatatatatatttattatttattattatattattaaactgtaaaatattattgtagggagacagctggagagctaCGCATTTTTGGTATAAGAGCCACAGATTCTCTACCACTGTTGTAGTCCAATTcgaatttttctttttattagtgCTGCTCCATCCTGGTACATAACGACTTCTTCATATTGACTTTTCTTTTATTAGGGTAATATTCGTTGTGGAGAAAGATCAGTCCTCCAAGTTTTTGGATCTGAGAATGGCTGGAGCCAAGTGTTGTAAAGAAGCATATGTAAAACACACATAATGGTTTCACACCTGtggattgtttgttttgtttcgaaACAGTTACAGAATTGCTAAACGGACAAGGATTTGTCAGGTGCAGGTGAACTGTCATCTCATTGGTCAACAGCACACCTGTTTATGTTCTAGGATACTGCTGTTTGTTTCAGGCTCAACACTCAGAATGGATAAACAGTAGTTCTCTGTGCTTATTGTTGCTTTCTTTGCAACTGTTGTTGTATTGTGTTTTTAGTATCATTTGTAGCAAGAATAAGGCTTCATCTGAATGTTATGTCTTTTGGAcagttgtttttggtttgttctgTTGGCAAAATTTAAGCTAGGCATATCACTTTGTCATATCACTTTGTCTTGGTTCCAAGATATCCATCGATTCATTCTGTTTTCAAGTATTGTCTGTAATAACTTATCATACATTGTAATAAAGCCTGGTCCATTGGTTTGGATTGCTTTCTCACCACAAGCAAACTGATACAGAGTTTGTTTCCAAGTTGGCTGAGACTACCTTGTTCAGGCGATCTTGGCCTGATTGTTTTGGTATGGTGTTACTACTGTGTTCACACATGTCCAAATAAACACAGCTATTGTAGAAAATGAgccaggtgtgaaagcacccaaagTGATGTTCTTCCCCTCCCTTTCCTCTTTTGCTGACAAGAAGGTGCCGAGCTCAGCTTTTTCTTATACAGGGTGACATTGATGCTTTAATTACTGAACCCTTGCCTCTACGCTCTGTGGTTCCTTTCATTAATTTCTCTTTTAACTCTGGTGATCAGCCTAATAGCGATGGCAGTATGGTGCTGTTTAATGTATGGTCAGGGCAGGGGTCCGTTTAAAGCCTCAAGGCCTGACTGTTGCCGTTAGCTTTCAGTTGACAGACGTACGTGCAGTCAATGACACTGAGATGaatgtaaacagatttttttcttttacctcCAGGTATCAAAGACTTCTTTGGCTCTTTTATATCTGAGAGTTACTGCAAGATGAGTCTCCAAGCCTCTATTTTCTCTTTAGGTGTAGAAAGAgcttaattaattagtttttatttaactatttaagtaGGCacctgcacattttttttttacaatttgcaATGAGAGAAAGCACCTGGATGAAATCTACAGGATAAGCATGCAAGCATTAGATAGAGAGTAGCAGTTTTCCAGAGTACTGCGTACACTGGGCTGCTATTTATTTGCTTTTCTGCTGCTAGCTGTAGCTGAAGGCTTATCAGTGCTCTGTAATGGCACAATGCTCAGTCCTTATGTCCGCTGCCCTTGCAGCTTAATTTGCTGTGCTGACTATCATCTTCTGCTTTGAGCCACAGCTCTGCTCTCGAGCTCTGGCTGTGTCCACATCCCCTCAGTGAATTTGCCATCTTGATCACAGTTCCCTCTGAGCTACCCCCTCTCAATCCCTTTGCAAAATCACAGCCGCCTCTCCTACGGCAGTAAAGCTCTGGAGATTGCATTCCCTTACTGTGTGGCTCAGTGAAAGGGAACTGGACAACAATACAGTTTGACTAATAAACTAGCCAGTGttgaagaatgtgtgtgtgtggtgctgaAGGCAGCTTCAcaccttattttaatgaatttttgcATGGAGGatgtttattcttttaaataattaaatgcagggACAGATCTCAAAATAGTTTGGTTAATCTGTTCATTAATAAAGGTCAAATAAAGTACAGTTCAAACctataaaaaagaaatattttttcttaGACGCAATAAATTGACGTTTACATTAAATCAGTgggttttcaaacattttaaacttttaagtgtttttaaaggATTCAGTTCTGAGAAATGTATAGCCACACAGACATTTCAACATTGTTATCAATATTGATAAATTGCAAATGTTACATGCGCTCTCGGAAATAAAGCTACATTTGAAAGGGAACTGCCCTAGTGGCAGGTTTTGTACCTTTTATTTCAGAGATGCTGGAaactacagttgaaatcagaattattaaacccgctttaaatttatttttttttttttgaaatatttcccaaattatgtttaacggagcaagtaaattttcccagtatgtctgataatattttttcttctggagaaagtcttatttggtttataaataataaaagcagtttttaattttttaagagccattttaaggtcaaaattattagtccctttaagctaaatttttttccaatagactacagaacaaaccattgttatacaataacttgcctaattaccctaacctgcctagttacctaattaacctagttaagcctttaaacgtcactttaagctgtatagaaatgtcttgaaaaatatctagtacaatattttttactgtcatcatggcaaagataaaataaatcagttattagttattaaaagtattatgtttagaaatgtgttggaaaaagtcttctctccattaaacagaaattggggaaataaataaacagtggggctcataattcagggggtttaataattctgacttcaactgtatattagaaTGTTTCTGGAAAATGATGTAATGCTGAAGATTAATGGCTGCTGAAATTTTGATCACagtaataaatgacatttttaaaatgtatcaaaAGAAGGACATTTCACCATAGGAAGATATTTCATATTACTATTGTTCTGCTGTGTAtgttgtagggctgcacaatatatcgtttcataaTGTGCGCATCTACAATAGTCACaatgcaatgtccagtctgaattatagttgactagGAGCTACAAAATTGCATTTAATCATTGAATTTATACTTTTCTTGTCTTTAGTCCacatatctacatttcaaagtgcaaacaagattatttcacttaccccactggcagataatttccttAAGACATGCAAAAACTCCTAATTTTCACTTGTTTCCTCTGACGGTGAAAAAGCAGTATTTGTACTTggtctaagattttttttttgatatttagtcTAGAAACAagagtaagaaaagcattgtttGGCATTGTGATTATTAAAATTCCGTACataatactgttagactccccaaaaTGGTCATGAAATCGGTCATATAGAGCTATTCACACAATCTtgtaaaactgtattcatatcgcaatattcatagcaggaaaataaaataaggcaatatcagttttttttttccttatcgTGCAGCCTTAGTATGTAGTTTAGATTTAGAAATTGTTGACCATAGATGTACTGTAATAATAAGAACTTGATCTACAACACAATCTAATTGTTTAGTAGTTGACACTTTTTATAAATAACAATCTGGGAACATCCAGCACACCATTCGTCATGCTGTTCTTGTATGGCAGAAAAACTAAACGAAATCATCAGCATATTTAGAGTAAGATAATCTCTGTTACactgtatttctttatttatattaacaaatttCAGTGTAACAGCGATGATCTTACTCTAAATATGCTGATGATTTGGTGTTAGTTTCCTGGGTAGACCATTGGCtaaaaagaacatgtataaaaaGGTCTTTTATTCCATTGGCAGTGATTGTTTTAAATCAAACGCTTtagtaaaatctatatttttgggGTCAGTGTGTGGGGGGATTCATGTGTTTTAGAGATAAGTGATCCTCTCTGCCTTAtagatatttaatataaaatgggtcacagaccggacaagaagcactgcattcaattccaTTTTTCCCCACCCTCGCTTTAAtatatgaaaatttattttacctcagtatattgaatagagtttctgcgctcgcctgctgatcctgatggcgcTAGCGGTTACactgtctttcatctcgtttaacgcttgaacaattaaataaatgcttaagtttaCTTAACTggctttattttaataacattacgatgtcgatgctgttaaaggaaccgtatcaaatttaaaatagtcacagaaacttttcaccggaagtttaccaTTAGCTGAAAAACACCAGCTGTGCATATACCTATGCCAGTATCAAATGATCTCTGTACagacaataaagtaaaataaaatgtaagggATACAAAACTATTTGTCTAAATTCCATTAAAGCAGATTCCATTGTAAGAATATTCATGTATTAGGTGCATAATGTTACATGCATTGTGTCATTTTTATACTATTGTCTTATTGCATTCCTGgctgatttgtgtgtgtttttcagaatAAGCTGCAGAATGATGTCAGTGCCCAGATGTCAGAGATTCACAGACTGAAAGGTAAGAGTGCTCACTAGAGGGTGCTCTCTCCCAGTAATTGACTCGGTGTCTATGAAAAAAGGATTGTGGAATATGCAAGTGAAGAGACGTGAACAGAAGTGTTGTGTCTTCCTAATGTATTTCTGTTGTATCCTGTTGgctaatatatttttagattgtgGTGCTCATGATCTAATGGAGTCCTGTTTGTCTTTATGTTTCACGTTAACAGAGCAGGTAAAGGAGCTGAAACAGGAGGTCATTCGACAAGAAGACCAGCAGAGGGAAGTGCGGAAAAACAGCACCAATCTGGAAAAGAAACTAGAATATGAAAGGTGAGTACAAGTGCTGTTGGACTTTTCTGAAGTCTTGTTTTCAGTGCACTTTCATTCCATTCATGTATTAGGGACTAGTTGATGTATAATATGAATGCATAATGTAATATCTGCATTGCAGCTTGCAGTGTGGTCGGCAAATAGCCGAGCTGAAGGCAGAATATGAGGAAAGCAAGAAAAGAGTGGAGGAAGAGGCAGCAAAACTCAGACAGGTAGTGTATGGATAACTTGAATACAGTCAgggttagggctgcacaatatatcagttCAGCACTGATATTACAATGTGCAAACCTGCAGTAGTCACATTTAGGGATGCaaattttggttaattttgccaaccgacaactgCCATTTGTTAACcaaatattaaccgttaactggtcatattaatatttaattattattgaattttaaaaaaataataaaaattgatgtttattttgtgtttgacacattaaatattgcattttaaaatactgatttattatgtgaacatattaacaacagaacatgaCAACAGAGCATTATCACACACCTGCAGTGCTTCCAACAgcaaagaaaaacagaataaactaaataaacagaataaaataaatagtcctgccctTGATATTTTTCACTGAAATGACAAatgtagattacaaaacgaaaacactgactgaatcctgtTTAAGAACCGGctaaggctgttttttttttttaatcaaatcatttttttcttctgtcaaataaaaatagcaaactACCTTAAATCGATCGATCcacggaaaatatgcatttaatgaaTGCTCTGCTGTTATTCTTATATCATAAACCCCTGTCAACATTTTAaatagaagtcattagtttaaagatcATGTCTTGAGCGTCTGGTTTTACCTTAgagcttgtgtgcttttattttctctctcatTCTCGGTTCATGTGCACGCGCTACgtgtgatgaaagacaatgacaaggcgcatatgttaattttttattttttgtaatgtatAGGTTACTATAgtatataacaattttgttgtttacatatgatattgcattaatttgcatacatgttttataagctataaaatgaaagcctcagttttggtggagttatcattatgcaaaaatcaagaaaatctttggatttgtttgattcgtagattatgtaggctattttaaaaatggatattttatagcctatttgttgtgtttatgagcGGTGCCGGAGCATGCTCTGATGGAGAGAAAATCCCGACTCTCCTACTTGTGGCCAGCTTGTTTCCAAAGCAGAGCccatttcagaaagttttgttttgcagCTTCTTTCAACAATTGTGCAAATAAATGGAGGTGCTTATGACGCAAAACCAGGACAGAGGCAATCAGCATCAGcactggtttggcatcaacttgtctgcgtcaaactgtgaccagccatgttcttctttcattttgctttttCTGAAAAATATGTCTGTAGGCAGGTGTGGTTGCACGTGTGACAGTCCTGTGAGTTAACATgtgtgttgcacatttatgcagccaattaaaaaaattatttaaataattttaaattgtttaactAATACCGTTAATTGGATAAAAACACGCCCCTTCGGTTAACAGTGAATCAGTTACTATGAGCATCCCTAGTCACATGGCTGAATCTTTAATGCTAATTGGGATTAGAATTAACCAGgaaccacagttcagaacacctGATTTGTTGAGTGACTGCAGAgattaaccctaatcaaacagtgTAAAAGATTTGTTTGGATGTGTCTTGAGACTAAGAATTCAAGTCAATTGAAAAGATTTGGGCACAATAAAATGAAGAAGTTTGCCACCTTAACAAAGATTGtacttgtttaattatttatacaatgagaACTAtagacagtgttattttacatttgattattgaatttctgtgccaaaacaatattttactcgACCAAAAACCATCAAGTGCTGTTTAATTCATTTCTATCTATTGTTCTCATCTGTTTTAATTTGCTTcttttatttagtatatttttgGATAATTCTGTGTATTTTGTGCAGTATTTTGCACTTCCCTATAAAATCATCCTAATCAAAGTAAAATtacaaattctttccaaatagagttactTAAGTCATCTTGTGTCATTATACTTGTATCACAATAATTTATCTCAGAAAAAAAGTCAGTTATTTTcccatattgtgcagccctgcttCAGGTAAGCTTGTTTCTACTCACTAACCTTTGGATAAAACTGAATCACATTCTTGTTGCAGAGTTTGTTAGAAAATGCAGATTCTGTAGTTCAGCAAGTGGACGTGGATCTTGATCAGTCCaacaaaagaaaagagaaagaggaCACTGCAGAGCGCCATACAGTGGCTGCAAGGAGAAATGACGTCCCGGTTCTTAAAGGTAGCATGAGTAAACACTGCTTCCAAAGTGACATATTATCTAAGTAGctacttattttaattcattcatttattaattaaattctatATAGTATGACTCTAAATTCAGACATAGTACTTTCATTATTATCTCTTAATCTACAAGCATAATTTGTATAACTCTCTCTCATTTTCTCACCTCTTCTCTCTCACACATTTTAGATGATCTGGGAAAACCTGGCAGTGATGCTGGAATGCCTGGCATTGAAGACAGTGAAGTAGGCAAGATAGACGATTCACAGTTTGGTGAGTAACTCTAAAAGATTTTATGGAACCACTGACTATTAGTTGAATTTTGATGAGTAATGAAGAGAAGTAAAAAAGCATGCTTTAGAGATCAAGTCTGTTACTTAATTCAGACATGCAATTCATGATTCTCCAGCCATAAAGAAGCCAGCCATCACACCGCAGAAACACATGGAGCCCGCGGAGGCTGCGGCAATGCTGAAGGAAGAGAGAGCAGGCTATGCAGCCGGAGCTGGTGCCAGACCAGGGGATGATTTGGCACGTGGGCAGCCATTGGACAGACCAGACATGCCCCATGATGAAAACCTGCGTTTGGTGAACCGCGAGATCCCTGTACAGCAGCAGGTTCCACAACCGGTGGTCATCAAACCCATGCTGTTTGATGAGGACAATAAGGCAGGCATAAAGGCGGATGAGTTTGGGGAGCAGCGCAGACAAGTTGGAGGTGAGAGGTCTTGCTTGATTGGTTCTTGTATTTAACAATTTTCAGTTGCTGGTTGTGTTGGTAGTAATGCAAGACcaaaacatacactcaccagccactttattaggtacgcctgtgCAACTGCACATTCatgtaaatttctaatcaaccaatcacatggcagcaactcaatgcatttagacatgatcaagatgatctgctgcagttcaaactaagcatcagaatgaggaagaaaggtgatttaactgacttcgaacgtagcatggttgttggtgccagacaggctggtgtgagtatttctgaaactgctgatctactgggatttcatgcacaaccatctctagggtttacagagaatagtctgaaaaagtgaaaatatctgtgggcgcaaatgccttgttgatgtcagaggagaatggccagactggtttgagctgatagagaggcaacagtaactcaaataaccactcgttataactgaggtatgcagaagagcatctctgaacgcacaacacgtcaagccttgaggcggatgggctacagcagcagaagaccacaccgggtaccactgct harbors:
- the golm2 gene encoding protein GOLM2, yielding MIGFGANRRGGRLPSFILIALLVVIVILSFNYWSVSTKHGRLLDELAEVQTQVKRTDAARSRLEKRNSELMMQVDTHRKQIDLKDGDYSALQNKLQARDALVKVCTDDKNKLQNDVSAQMSEIHRLKEQVKELKQEVIRQEDQQREVRKNSTNLEKKLEYESLQCGRQIAELKAEYEESKKRVEEEAAKLRQSLLENADSVVQQVDVDLDQSNKRKEKEDTAERHTVAARRNDVPVLKDDLGKPGSDAGMPGIEDSEVGKIDDSQFAIKKPAITPQKHMEPAEAAAMLKEERAGYAAGAGARPGDDLARGQPLDRPDMPHDENLRLVNREIPVQQQVPQPVVIKPMLFDEDNKAGIKADEFGEQRRQVGAEGFKAEGVGIPPPPNPVQVHAKPIDPHNGRDPVPADPPRHRQSRFFDENESPVDPQHGNKLADYNGDDGNVGEYEADKQAELAYNEEEDGDGGEEDVQDDEDRDAPGERNVDYGKRHQAIDVL